The sequence below is a genomic window from Silene latifolia isolate original U9 population chromosome 7, ASM4854445v1, whole genome shotgun sequence.
tgtttgttgaGGATTCAacaaatactgggtatctacatacccccaaaatataaacaaactatgACCACACAGCCCAGACAACAACCAAAATGCCCTCAAAACTACCCAAAATcacatgcgatcatctcctacccccttaaaagaaaAAGGTTACACCCCGTAACCTAACATACCTTGTCAAAGAGATGTGGATAACGCTCCCTCATTGCTTCCTACGGCTCCCATGTATCTTCTTCAACATTATGGTTAGGTCATAGCACCTTAAGCAAAATGGTTTCACCGTTCCTTGTCTTACGCACTTTACGATCCAATATTTCCTTTGGCACTTCCACATAAGTAAGCGCTTCATCGAGCTCAATATTCTTGACCTCTAGTACATGAgacagatcactcacatactttcaaAGTTgtgacacatggaacacattatgcacccgatctagagctggtggcaaagctaaccgataagccaCTTTACTTatccgatccaaaatctcataaggccctatgaaatTCTGGCTCAACTTCCCTCTCTTGCTAAACCTCATAATTCTACACAtcggtgacactttcaaaagaactttgCCAGCCCCCTGGAACTCAATATCTCTGCGGTGCAGaaccgcataactcttttgacgATCCTGGGGCGCcttcatcttttgtcgaatcaaatgtactttctcaatcatgtcttgtaCCATATGCGGTCCAAAACTACAGCTTCTGctctatcatcccaacacactggactcctacacttcctcccgtacagtgcctcaaatggagccatcccaatactcatatgatagttgttgttataagaaaactctgTTGAATCAAGTTGATCCTCCCAACTCCCACCAAACATCATCACACAAGCTCATAGCATATCCTCCAAAGTCCTGATGGCCCTCTCAGTTTCGCCATGTGTCACAGggtgaaatgttgtactcatcatTTAGGTAGTTCTCATTAGCGCCTATAACTCCTGCCAAAACCGTGAAATAAATCTGACATCTCTATCTGACACGATATCCTTTGGTACCCCATGTAGTCTTACCATATGCTTCATATATCCATTAGCTAGCTGaatcttactccaagtatcttttaTCGGTATAAAATGAGTTGACTTCGTCAAATGATCGacaatcacccatatcatgttattaccctgctgaATTCTCGTTAACCtcacaataaagtccatggatatcgactcccatttccacttaggtacctcaagtgactgaatcccACCTTGCGGTCTTCTATGCTCCCCTTCAACTCGACATCACTAGGCACACACCACCTTCCATCGAATCGGACACTCCCTTCTCTGTATGGATCGAAAATCTCGAAACAGTACCCTTCTCCACCCATGtcttccactcttgaatcttgggACCAAGCACCTGTTTCCTCTTGATGTCATAATAAAGTTCAGGTTCTACTGTCAAGTCACAAGTAGCATCACCTTTGCGAATCATGTGAATTCCCATCTTAGTCACTTCATCTTTCAATTTCATCAGTGACAAGGCCGTGCATAAACAATGAACACTCTTCATACTCAAGTTATCTGCAACTACATTAGCCTTTCCCTCATGGTAAATAATATCCATATCATagtcaccaatcagctccattcATCTTCTCTGACgcatattcaactccttttgagtataGATGTACTTCAAGCTCTTCTGATCCAAAAAcatcttaaaggtcgccccatacaaatagtgtctccaaatcttcaaagcaaaCACAATTGTACCCAATTCTAAATCATGAGTTAGATAATTCTTTTCATatgtgtaacaacccggattataaaacaaagtaaaaacgtatattaatgaattatcagagtataacaatgataaaggggtcaaggtggcggaaacacctgaccaatctggTTCTCTACTAAAACTAAAgcaaaactaatacattattcaaagttctcaaaacataaaaacaaacttCTAATTTATTATTCGTCTCGCCCATCGATGCATCCCAAGCAACATCATCCAAACAGCGAAGAGCATTCAATCTGAGagtgggggtcgacaatcagtcgggagtaactagattctctcccagtcatgtttataataattgaatataactaacaatcattaacaattgaaatgcaaaaccaataaacatgcgagaccatctatactcatgaaaacccaataCAGCTTAACGTGACTTTATCAATATTAGACGGatgcaatcatgcaaacctagaccatatacaaccactagaccatgtacCTTTACAACCAAAGTAGCACACGACCCATAAAAAATTAAGGCACAatgctagcattaaagcatagcgaatatggtgacacacaatccacagcaatataaggcacaaagctagcaatcaaGCGTAGCGAATAGAGTGAACAACcattagagcgtataaccactgcctctaacttgccagagcgtatgaccactgcctctagctgacggagcgtataaccactgcctccatcggtgtggagcgtataaccactgcctccacggtactatgtatagcgtataactactgcctatatgtctaagacctggccagactctcggtgaaataactgtacaccgaacgacactcgggacccagagcgtataaccactgcctctgtcCACCCCCGAAGACAGaccaaaataaatcccgcatcaacgggtggcgtttgtctattccgatagtatataactgatactaccgtcatctattcaaaccagcAACAAACCAATACACAGTATAACTGTCTGTACCAACATGCGtaaacaacatcacgactcaactcattgGATAGTATTACTGACCAttctacttatcatatgaacaagagtaaccaacgacatatgcaaacacaatgtcatataataactgaacacaacacaacatgtgaGCAAGTATTAATAattaatgttatagtaaccttaaccataacatgaactcaggatgcgaggttatagtaacctcgactataactttaacatatataacttgaagttatacctacCTCAattataaccttgacacgaaactcaaagttatactagttccaaccataaccttgagccataatctaaGGGTTACGTTAGTCTCAGCTATAACTTAAACTCGTATTTCtatgttatagtagcttcagctataacctggattcatatttccaaggttatacttgtttcagccataactagagtaacaacccaaaattgtactaacttcagctataactccTGAATCATCAtaaaggttatactagctttagctataactttggagagcactcttggccgcctatcatgccgccactagggtttgattcgtaaaccttaattgcgctcatgacatcCATAttaaacatataaacaacatacgatatataattaaaacattaaatcatatacaaatatgcgaaaacataattaatcatcataataaacaatcaaacatgtaccaatcatacaaaacaatcattaaatcatattaattacatcaattggcataaacacaattaaaagagaaacacctagttacctttttagcgaTTATTAATGATGCAAATTAATGACAACCTCCAAGAAAGACACAACCATCaaatccttgtctccaacacgtgcaAACGTCTCCAAAAACCGACATTAAAGAATACCCGAATCCAAATACATGAAAGAACCATAAAAATACTCTTcctcttctttacccattaaaataagaggcCCAAAACGTAGGTCTAAAGGTTCATACAAATAATActcataaaattatttggagataaatatgatgtagaggtaaaagcaaggattatgaaaatataatttgtgtatgagtttggaagaagaaaagatattcaacagcgaagtcaaagggagaaaagaagaacaaagagagaaatagagaaagggACGCCGCACGTCTCACGCAAGAAAACAAAGTGAGCAACCTGCCAACTAGCTTAGGGTTTTATATTTATAAGAGAGGGTTAACAAGTGGGTTTTGGATATTACTAAAACGCTAGGAGAGCTTAAATAAGAAaggtaattattaaattaaaatagtcaaATTGTACACGGACATTGATAGGCTATATcgtacacctatgcaaagataattaccctagacacaaatgattgtagtaataggggtcgagcacaaggagacgggaattgcgttgtgaaatgctatggaaagatttctatcaaggtcgattttgTTTGGAtttgtttgttgtttggtttgatgATTTAACAAATATTAAGATGTAACTATATAATAAAAGGGAGTTTAGGGGAGTctggtcacacatgcaaaggtaaatatatgattatgttaaactcggtaataataacattgtcaattgtttaggcttagagacacccaccttacgatattagtatcaaccatagaccgggtcctagagaaactctcgtttatgatcAGGTCGTtttactacacatgcttagtctaattcaattccgtgcctctcgacttttagaacgaattaacaaacttaatcaatgaataaggcctttaaacatagattaaacgtgacgatgcaaacatgtgatagaaacaattagacaatattatatcaacctaatttatcattttacatatttgattttgcatggctttcctagcccctagactaaggaatttagctactcatattaaagtatatgttggagttagtgtccccgacaataatgcgatcacaattgtcgatcatgatgatcacatgtttaaatctcatatttaagaatgcatgagggaaagtaatattttacagtcaactggtccacacatatcggtaatgattggctgactagagtttgacattactgtcgtgcgacggtggtgatcagttgataccctgaggtcatacccatagggtaatactcttaattgatcatttaattaatcgtatgccgatacgagttaattaaattgcttaaaattgacggatgattttatgagtaaaattaacgtgtctcattgtaattcgattagatgagatacggtctaagtaatcgaattgttttattatttagattgaattattgttacgaaacaattgaaacagaatgaataatttattataaatacaagttgttgtaaatttataatttaataaaccattttggtacatgtaattaagaattactagttaattttgtgtgtgagatattttattaatatgttgatttttaatatgttaaaaatacattacattgtaacatgtcatgtaacatgtaacatgtgacaaaaattaacaaatgacaaaataaaatggactacccattttatccaagtgtaccgaaatattggaggggtttatggtttatattgtgttttattttaaataagaacATAATGATTAAACCTAATATCTAGCCTTGCATATCTAGTCtattcttgagaagaacaagaccatgcattggcctaaAAAACcaccccctaccacccggttttttgaAGAGAAAACAAAagggttttctcttatttttacacTACATACATTGATATTcttgtagtgtattattcattcaactactctctacatttttgtgaaatattttagagaaagaaaactcataaaaatcctctcctcttaaccgaaataagagagaacaaaattaatattttttgtCAAGTTTATGtaagattttaattaatactagttcatattaattataattattaagggtattaccttgggtataattccttaggagagattctcaACTTgaatctttttctttcattttggaaagctcaagaactagtaagaaggtgaacttactagtgcccatttatccgaaattatcaatgtaagaattgatttttctccttatacttgtaatCGTTTTGCATGCagaagatccgttttaattttatgactaaattaaattatcatactataaatatgtaaacatatgaaattattgaatcccaacaagtggtatcagagctcgtggttgttgcatgcaaaaccgggtttgtttttccgagttaattagttaacatataaaacttgttatttaggatttatgaagataaatcatgaaataattttgcatgttaaaattttctggtcctaaatagattttaggtcatatgggacgatttatggattttattgttcattttatatattattggcattaaaatgtgatttttatgaggaaaatgtcatttttggacgaaaaatagttaaacttcgaatttttaagTGATGTtttgatatgttttcacatatattatctactagttgcatattaaatttcataaaaaactaagttattttccataaaatatggattttataagtttaaatcgtatttaaagggtttattaggtttatatgagttatatttcgaatatagTCATGAAAATAttatatgttttcacatgcatTTTTAGTCAGTGTTTGTAAAAATCTTAGATTAATTGAacttcttatgcatgatttatgaatttttgagtaaaaattcaataaatagtgacttaaattagcctataatgctaatacatatttcatgactaaagaaaaatgtcaTATATTTCATTTTATTCCCacatttcagatataaaagtgaaaagttgattaaaattaattttctcatattttaatggtcatatttgataaaaccgataagcCTCAATGATGTTTTTCTCGAAaacttttgaaatttttaacctaagttttgaatattattagtgtcatggtattttttcagaatgttcatgagtttgaatttcaaattttgaaattatttgaaatttttataatataaatttggagtttatagtataatattgtatttttgggtccataatgaacaatattaagaaatcaagttgaattattgtcaaaatgttagtgaagactaagttttgaatcctaatatggttagggtaattatattgaacataaatatgaatttatgtaatttttgtgattttccataaaaaccgataaaatatacgatattggctcttaaaaggcgatttagcataaaattaagcatgttcatacatattataatgctgcattttatttatgattgtcatattttgatttatataatttttgaattatgtaattttacttagtatggccttagtttttaattggtattacccgaaatgtatgggaatatcgattcggttgtaattattgtgatctcgtatcaccgttttgtaatttaatagattttaatttttattacaaatgtataataggaaattatgtaattctatttattattttgtaatttcccggagtttcaatgaagacggtgttacctcgagatgcgtgccaagaccgaagttcaagggaccaaatgagttggtttccgaatttttaatagtttattagatttaatattttaggaaggtcatactaggactttatatttatgctttgcatttatttatatgtttgcacacatcgctaaatcgccataactaaacatgcattttatttaatcgagtcatcgaccgtgtcaattataattatcgtagttcaccgctttagttcacttaaaacgtgatagataataaattgacatgacctctcactaaattaataattgagaaatatccttaccaaataatagaacccatgaagtaccaatttcataagggagttgagctggctttaccgtaatacaaaccttgttacattggcgaagtggggtagtaaaatgttattacattgaaatttggattgagctcaacggaagtattcgtgaccgtagtcgcatgtgttccgggctaaagataaatattagagtaattttatctaccgagagttctaaaagtagaatcgattaaagagttaatccaccgagttatattaataagggatgaatcggctcaccgtgcccgaattgatatgaatttggatctcgggatcatttataatagttgggtagaggtcactatataaatgtttaaaaattTGTTTAACATGTTTGCAAATTTTatcaaatgacaaatgttaacatttcctttacctccatatttgtagtttatATATCGCAATGGATCCTTCTAAAGCAACTACACctattaccattgagtcttgtcataacttatttgacgatatttgctccaaccacaatctcgatactactagagagcttcattttgggatcggttccgatggaaaccttaatttcattacttccACCATACCTCCTACTAAGACTAGATCTTTTGTGAATGTGTCTCGGGAAGACCATCTCACTAAATCTATGAAatccttatctttggaagaaagggatgccaaatctagtgggagtcctagcaagaaagctcttgcaactaaaggaaaatggttcaaaaggaaggggaacaagatggctagtgggactaccaaaggagccaaagttgatgatgaatgccattattgtcatggcataggacattggatgatgaattgccccatatatttgggaaatattagggACGGATTTGTTATTCCActcggtaaaattccttctgaaatttatgttattgatgtaaattttacttccaccacaacgtgggtattagataccggttgcggctctcacctttgtaatcatttacaggggctaagaaacgtggaaaggCTAAgcaagggtgatgttgatctccgtcttgggaatggagctaggatAGCGGCtacatccaagggaacttatgtgcttgctttagcaaatggatttgagttgtatttgcataattgtttttatgtaccttctctttctaagaacattatttcaattgctatgttagccatagagggttttaattttgccattaaaaataattgttgtattatttcaagaaatgacttggtcataggccgaggctctactattaatggcatttatgttctagaaacttctaatccaagtaaagacatctataatatgcaatcaaagaaactcaaatcaagtgatccaaattaatcgtacatttggcattgtcgattgggacatatcaatgagaatcgcattaaaagattagtttccactaatgttattaaaccattcgattttcaatcatatggtatatgcgaatcttgtctcctaggaaaaatgactcgtaatccttttagtggtaaatgGACTCGaactagtgaactattgggatttatacacaccgatgtatgtggaccaatgaccatcaccgctaggggaaactatgactacttcataaccttcaccgacgatttaagtagatatgggtatatctacttaatgaagtataagagtgaagcttttgagaaatttaaagaatttcaaaatgaagtagaaaaccaattgaacaaaaggataaaagcactacgatccgatcgtggtggagagtatcttagtaatgaattttattcacacttgaaaggttgtggcattgtgtcacagctcactccacccggtacaccacaacttaatggtgttgctgaaaggagaaatcgaaccctactagatatggttcgatccatgatgagtcaaaccgagttacccgactcgttttggggatttgcaatccaaaccgcaatcaaatcattgaataaaagtccaacaaaggcaaccgaaaagactccatatgagatgtggacaggaagggttcctaatatatcctatatgaagatttggggatgtaatgcttacgtcaaggcaaagaccgacaacaagcttgccccacgatccgaaaaatgcatctttgtaggttaccacattacctcc
It includes:
- the LOC141589797 gene encoding uncharacterized protein LOC141589797 → MVQDMIEKVHLIRQKMKAPQDRQKSYAVLHRRDIEFQGAGKVLLKVSPMCRIMRFSKRGKLSQNFIGPYEILDRIKVKNIELDEALTYVEVPKEILDRKVRKTRNGETILLKVL